One genomic window of Channa argus isolate prfri chromosome 5, Channa argus male v1.0, whole genome shotgun sequence includes the following:
- the LOC137127293 gene encoding dedicator of cytokinesis protein 3-like isoform X1 produces MWTPTEDEKIGVVICSFRGSVTHGLALEVGETVQILEKCEGWYRGFSTRKPNVKGVFPVSYVHLKKAIVVNRGPNETVVPLEDPIVTEVTSTLQEWALLWKQLYVKHKVDLFYKVRHVMMELIDLRRQLLSGHLTQDQSRDVKRHITVRLDWGNEHLGLDLVPRKEFEMVDEDQISVSDLYKMHLSSRHSVQQSTTQGDSTRRHGEPCRVPVPHHLLVNLKSFTYNSIGEDTDIFFSLYDLREGKTISEKFMVRLNKNGGPKNPEKVDRLCALFTDLSNKDMKRDLYIVSQVIRTGRMLLNDSKKGPPHVQYRRPYGCSVLAMSDVLQTISELKEEKDFVLKVYTCNNENEWHQIHENIIRKSSTKYTAPSTNYGLIISLQLLRGDMEQVRRENPLIFSRGVAVTRKLGFPDVIMPGDVRNDLYLTLERGDFERGGKSVQKNIEVTVYVLYADGEILKDCICLGSGEPSIPEHRSFVLYHNNSPRWSEVIKLPIPIDRFRGSHLRFEFRHCSTKDKGEKKLFGFAFTPLMREDGTTLSDESHELYVYKCDENTTFSNHALYLGLPCCKDDFNSCPSIPSSLIFQRSTKETFWISTQLSSTKLTQNVDLLALLKWKAHPDRVMDILGRLRHVSGEEIVKFLQDILDTLFSILDDNTDKYGPLVFQSLVFIINLLRDSKYYHFRPVMDTYIQKHFAGALAYKELIRCLKWYMDRSAEVVRQDHIQEAMRALEYLFKFIVQSRILYSRATCGMEEEQFRTSIQELFQSIRFVLSLDSRNSETLIFTQAALLNSFPAIFDELLQMFTVQEVAEFVRGTLGSMPSTVHIGQSMDVVKLQSIARTVDSRLFSFPESRRILLPVVLHHIHLHLRQQKELLICSGILSSIFSIIKTSSLDTSVQEEVEMMVESLLDVLLQTLLSIMSKSQSQEAVRGQRCPQCTAEITGEYVSCLLSLLRQMTDIHFQHLMENFQSKDELKEFLLKILCVFRNLMKLSIFPRDWNVMRLLTSNIILTTAQYLSPALHKNFTEAEFDFKVWNSYFSLAVLYINQPSLQLENLSSAKRKKILDKYGDMRVMMTYELFSMWQNLGENKIHFIPGMIGPFLGVTLVPQVEVRNIMIPIFHDMMDWEQRKNGNFKQVEAELIDKLDSLVSEGKGDENYRELFGLLTQLFGPYPSLLEKIEQETWRETGISFVTSVTRLMERLLDYRDCMKGDETENKKIGCTVNLLNFYKSEINKEEMYIRYIHKLCDMHLQAENYTEAAFTLLLYWELLHWDERPLKEFLHYPAQTEWHRKEGLCRKVIHYFNKGKCWEYGIPLCRELAFQYESLYDYQSLSWIRKMEAAYYDNIMEQQRLEPEFFRVGFYGRKFPFFLRNKEFVCRGHDYERLEAFQQRMLGEFPQAIAMQHPNQPDEAILQCDAQYLQIYAVTPVPDSIGVLQMDRVPDRIKSFYRVNNVLRFRYDRPFHKGPKDRDNEFKSLWIERTTLILTHPLPGISRWFEVEKRELVEVSPLENAVSVVENKNQELRTLISQYQHKQLHGNINLLSMTLNGVIDAAVNGGIARYQEAFFDKEYITSHPEDTEKITQLKDLMQEQVHILGVGLAVHEKLVHPEMRPLHKKLIDQFQMMRSSLCHCFYMVLQGLPGLDKATSGANTSRGILASHSPMSPDSFKLVHRHSPTAVLTPVRNSSSSLSSQNSSEMENVGNLLILADGVVVEHAEDFYRMQASPSSSSLSSTHSAPSQMMNSAPSTIRVGSPSLPDKYRHNREMLMLLPPHKDRPSSAMYTNVIENGQPVNFQRALFHQVIGPCKPCSDPNLSVAEKVLTTPSSWSLDSGTREALPFLSAHVGSVLAPPVPPRSLPHGQHLLMHFDAFHHQVSDLPPALPARSLRKSPLHPIPASPTSPQSILDGSNSTLSGSASSGVSSLSESNFGGPPSSSDPPASRTNTLESVPSSQAWTTDQEDLDSPYQPVRYSISEPDVLDVVKPPPCRSHSAPGGVTPTQAGALIQPQIPGLASVGALPQPQPQHLYYQHHFHPHYIPHHPPLYHLHEPPPALPPKYLREGCIPEEDPLNPQSPPPPPAPRPMPRKISQPIIAAAKDEQAKVAWEHGISEE; encoded by the exons CATCTGTCCAGCAGACACAGTGTCCAGCAGAGCACCACACAG GGGGACAGCACCCGGCGACACGGGGAACCCTGCAGAGTTCCAGTACCACACCACCTGCTGGTCAACCTGAAGAGCTTCACCTACAACAGCATCGGAGAGGACACTGacatcttcttctctctgtaCGACCTGCGAGAGGGAAAGACCATCAG TGAGAAGTTCATGGTGAGACTGAACAAGAATGGAGGACCAAAGAACCCAGAGAAGGTGGACAGGCTGTGTGCCCTCTTCacg GACCTGAgcaataaagacatgaagagAGATCTGTACATTGTCTCACAAGTCATCAGAACAG GCCGTATGCTGTTGAATGACAGTAAGAAGGGTCCCCCGCATGTTCAGTACCGCCGACCCTACGGCTGTTCTGTCCTGGCCATGAGTGATGTACTGCAGACCATCTCTGAGCTCAAGGAGGAGAAAGACTTTGTCCTGAAAGTATACAC gtgtaACAATGAAAACGAATGGCACCAAATCCACGAGAACATCATCCGCAAGTCCAGCACCAAATACACCGCTCCTAGCACCAACTATG GTCTGATCATCTCCCTGCAGCTGCTGAGGGGGGACATGGAGCAGGTCCGCAGAGAGAACCCGCTCATTTTCAGCAGGGGGGTGGCCGTCACACGTAAACTGGGCTTCCCTGATGTTATAATGCCCG GTGACGTCCGAAATGACCTTTACCTGACTCTGGAGCGAGGAGACTTTGAGAGAGGAGGGAAGAGCGTTCAGAAGAACATTGAAGTTACAGTTTACGTGCTCTACGCTGATGGAGAAATACTCAAG GACTGCATCTGTCTGGGTTCAGGTGAGCCCAGCATCCCAGAGCACCGCTCCTTCGTGCTTTATCATAACAACAGCCCTCGATGGAGCGAAGTTATTAAACTGCCGATTCCCATCGATCGTTTCCGAGGTTCCCACCTACGCTTCGAGTTCAGACACTGCTCCA caaaggacaaaggagagAAGAAGCTATTTGGTTTTGCCTTCACTCCTCTGATGAGAGAAGATGGAACCACTCTTTCAGATGAGAGCCATGAACTTTACGTTTACAAG TGTGATGAGAACACAACCTTCAGTAACCACGCTCTCTACCTGGGCCTGCCCTGCTGTAAGGACGACTTTAACAGCTGTCCCAGCATCCCCTCCAGCCTTATTTTCCAGCGCAGCACCAAGGAGACTTTCTGGATCTCCACACAGCTCTCATCCACCAAACTCACACAGAACG TGGACCTCCTGGCCCTGCTTAAATGGAAGGCCCATCCAGACCGGGTCATGGACATCCTCGGCCGGCTACGACACGtcagtggagaggagattgTCAAG tttCTCCAAGATATTCTCGACACCTTATTCTCCATCTTGGATGACAACACAGATAAATATGGACCACTGGTGTTCCAGTCACTG GTGTTCATTATAAACCTGCTCAGGGACAGTAAATACTACCACTTCAGGCCTGTGATGGACACGTACATACAGAAGCACTTTGCTGGTGCACTGGCCTACAA GGAATTGATCCGCTGTCTGAAGTGGTACATGGACCGCTCTGCAGAGGTGGTCCGGCAGGACCACATTCAAGAAGCCATGAGG GCCCTGGAATACTTGTTTAAGTTTATCGTCCAATCTCGGATCCTTTACTCTCGGGCCACCTGTGGGATGGAGGAAGAGCAGTTTCGCACCAGCATCCAGGAACTGTTTCAGTCGATCCGCTTTGTCCTCAGTCTGGACAGCCGCAACTCAGAGACTCTCATCTTCACACAG gctGCTCTGTTGAACTCCTTCCCAGCTATTTTTGATGAGCTGCTCCAGATGTTCACGGTGCAGGAAGTGGCAGAGTTTGTGCGTGGCACTCTTGGCAGCATGCCGTCCACGGTGCACATAGGACAGTCCATGGATGTGGTCAAACTGCAGTCCATAGCCAGGACTGTGGACAGCAGGCTCTTCTCCTTCCCAG AGTCTCGGAGGATCCTACTTCCTGTGGTCCTCCATCACATCCATCTCCATTTGAGGCAACAGAAAGAGCTGCTGATCTGCTCTGGAATACTCAGTTCCATATTCTCCATCATCAAGACCAGTTCACTG GACACCTCAGttcaggaggaggtggagatgatGGTGGAGTCTCTGTTGGACGTCCTCCTGCAGACGCTGCTGTCGATCATGAGCAAGAGCCAGTCGCAGGAGGCGGTAAGGGGTCAACGCTGTCCACAGTGCACCGCGGAGATCACT GGAGAGTATGTGTCCTGTCTCCTGTCCCTCCTCCGCCAGATGACTGACATCCACTTCCAACACCTGATGGAAAACTTTCAGAGCAAAGACGAGCTCAAG GAGTTCTTGTTGAAGATTCTATGTGTGTTTAGAAATCTGATGAAGCTCAGTATTTTCCCCCGCGACTGGAATGTGATGAGACTCCTCACCAGCaa catCATCCTGACCACGGCTCAGTATTTGTCTCCCGCTTTGCACAAAAACTTCACAGAAGCAGAATTTGACTTCAAG GTGTGGAACTCTTACTTCAGTCTGGCGGTTCTGTACATCAACCAGCCCAGTTTACAGCTGGAAAACCTGAGTTCTgccaagagaaagaaaattttAGACAA GTACGGTGACATGAGGGTGATGATGACGTATGAGCTGTTCAGCATGTGGCAGAACCTGG GTGAGAATAAGATCCATTTCATCCCCGGGATGATCGGCCCGTTCCTGGGAGTGACGTTGGTTCCTCAGGTCGAGGTTCGAAACATCATGATCCCCATCTTCCACGACATGATGGACTGGGAGCAGCGAAAGAATGGAAACTTTAAACAG GTGGAGGCTGAGCTCATTGACAAACTGGACAGTTTAGTTTCCGAGGGGAAAGGGGACGAGAACTACAGAGAACTCTTCGGTTTGCT AACCCAGCTGTTTGGGCCCTACCCCAG TCTGTTGGAGAAGATCGAGCAGGAGACGTGGAGAGAGACGGGGATTTCCTTTGTCACCTCGGTCACACGGTTGATGGAGCGGCTGCTGGACTACAG GGACTGTATGAAGGGAGATGAGACGGAGAACAAGAAGATTGGCTGCACTGTGAACCTCCTG AACTTTTACAAGTCAGAGATCAACAAGGAGGAGATGTACATTCGCTACATCCACAAACTGTGCGACATGCATCTGCAGGCTGAGAACTACACAG AGGCTGCGTTCACTCTGCTGCTGTACTGGGAGCTGCTACACTGGGACGAGCGGCCTCTCAAAGAGTTCCTGCATTATCCCGCTCAGACTGAATGGCACCGCAAAGAGGGGCTCTGCCGCAAGGTCATCCACTATTTCAACAAGGGCAAG TGTTGGGAGTATGGTATTCCTCTGTGCAGGGAGCTGGCCTTCCAGTATGAGTCCCTGTATGACTACCAGAGCCTCAGCTGGATACGG aaaatGGAGGCAGCGTATTACGACAACATTATGGAGCAGCAGCGTCTGGAGCCCGAGTTCTTCAGGGTCGGGTTCTACGGCAGGAAGTTCCCCTTCTTCCTCAGA AACAAAGAGTTTGTGTGTCGAGGCCACGACTACGAAAGGTTAGAGGCCTTCCAGCAAAGGATGCTGGGAGAATTCCCACAAGCCATTGCGATGCAGCACCCGAATCAGCCAGACGAGGCCATTCTGCAGTGTGATGCACAGT ACCTCCAAATCTACGCAGTCACGCCGGTGCCGGACAGCATTGGCGTCCTCCAAATGGACAGAGTACCAGACCGCATCAAGAGCTTCTACAGAGTCAACAACGTTCTGCGTTTCCGTTACGACCGGCCTTTTCACAAAGGCCCCAAAGACAGAGACAATGAGTTCAAG AGTCTCTGGATTGAGCGGACGACTCTGATCCTCACTCACCCTCTGCCTGGAATTTCACGCTGGTTTGAGGTGGAGAAGAGAGAGCTG GTGGAGGTGAGTCCATTAGAAAACGCCGTCTCTGTGGTAGAGAATAAGAACCAGGAGCTGCGGACTCTGATCAGCCAGTACCAACACAAGCAGCTGCACGGAAACATCAACCTGCTCAGCATGACCCTGAACGGGGTCATCGACGCTGCTGTGAACGGAGGCATCGCCAGATACCAGGAG GCTTTCTTTGATAAGGAGTACATCACCAGCCACcctgaggacacagagaagaTCACACAGCTCAAAGATCTGATGCAGGAGCAG GTTCACATCCTTGGAGTCGGCCTGGCCGTGCACGAGAAGCTGGTGCACCCAGAAATGCGTCCCCTGCACAAGAAGCTGATCGATCAGTTCCAGATGATGAGGAGCAGCCTCTGCCAC TGTTTCTACATGGTGTTACAGGGTCTGCCTGGTTTGGACAAAGCTACTTCAGGAGCCAACACCTCCAGAGGGATCCTGGCTTCTCACAGCCCCATGAGCCCTGACAGCTTCAAACTCGTGCACCGGCACAg TCCCACAGCTGTTTTGACTCCAGTGCgaaactcctcctcctctctctcctctcaaaACTCCAGTGAGATGGAGAACGTTGGGAACCTTCTGATCCTGGCTGATGGTGTGGTGGTGGAGCACGCCGAGGACTTCTACCGTATGCAG GCCagtccctcctcctccagcctGAGCTCCACACACTCTGCACCCTCTCAGATGATGAACTCTGCCCCCTCCACCATCAGAG TCGGCTCTCCATCTCTGCCTGACAAGTACAGACACAACAGAGagatgctgatgctgctgccgcCGCACAAAGACCGGCCGAGCAGCGCGATGTACACCAACGTGATCGAGAATGGACAG cCTGTGAACTTCCAGCGAGCGTTGTTCCACCAGGTGATTGGTCCGTGTAAACCCTGCAGTGACCCCAACCTGTCTGTGGCTGAGAAAG tcctcaccACTCCCAGTAGTTGGAGTTTGGACAGTGGAACCAGGGAAGCTCTCCCCTTCCTCTCTGCACATGTTGGCAGTGTCCTTGCGCCTCCTGTTCCCCCCCGCAGCCTCCCTCATG GGCAACACCTGTTGATGCACTTTGACGCTTTCCACCACCAGGTCAGCGACCTCCCTCCAGCTCTCCCCGCGCGCTCCTTAAGAAAG TCTCCCCTCCACCCTATACCTGCCTCACCCACCAGTCCACAGTCCATCCTGGATGGCAGTAACTCCACCTTGTCAGGCAGTGCCAGCTCTGGTGTCTCCTCCCTCAGTGAGAGCAACTTTGGCGGCCCCCCCTCATCGTCTGACCCCCCGGCCAGCCGCACCAACACCCTGGAGTCCGTCCCCAGCAGCCAAGCTTGGACCACTGATCAGGAAGACCTGGACTCTCCTTATCAGCCAGTCAGGTACAGCATCTCTGAGCCTGACGTCCTGGATGTAGTCAAGCCCCCACCCTGCCGCAGCCACTCCGCCCCAGGAGGTGTCACCCCGACCCAAGCAGGGGCCCTAATCCAGCCCCAGATCCCAGGTTTAGCCTCTGTGGGAGCTCTGCCACAACCACAGCCCCAACACCTCTACTACCAGCACCACTTCCACCCACACTACATCCCCCACCACCCGCCTCTTTACCACCTCCACGAGCCTCCCCCAGCCCTGCCCCCCAAATACCTCAGAGAGGGGTGTATCCCTGAAGAGGACCCCCTCAACCCCCAGtctccaccaccaccccctGCACCCCGACCCATGCCACGCAAGATCTCCCAGCCCATAATCGCAGCCGCCAAGGACGAGCAGGCTAAAGTGGCGTGGGAGCACGGCATCAGTGAGGAGTGA
- the LOC137127293 gene encoding dedicator of cytokinesis protein 3-like isoform X11 gives MWTPTEDEKIGVVICSFRGSVTHGLALEVGETVQILEKCEGWYRGFSTRKPNVKGVFPVSYVHLKKAIVVNRGPNETVVPLEDPIVTEVTSTLQEWALLWKQLYVKHKVDLFYKVRHVMMELIDLRRQLLSGHLTQDQSRDVKRHITVRLDWGNEHLGLDLVPRKEFEMVDEDQISVSDLYKMHLSSRHSVQQSTTQGDSTRRHGEPCRVPVPHHLLVNLKSFTYNSIGEDTDIFFSLYDLREGKTISEKFMVRLNKNGGPKNPEKVDRLCALFTDLSNKDMKRDLYIVSQVIRTGRMLLNDSKKGPPHVQYRRPYGCSVLAMSDVLQTISELKEEKDFVLKVYTCNNENEWHQIHENIIRKSSTKYTAPSTNYGLIISLQLLRGDMEQVRRENPLIFSRGVAVTRKLGFPDVIMPGDVRNDLYLTLERGDFERGGKSVQKNIEVTVYVLYADGEILKDCICLGSGEPSIPEHRSFVLYHNNSPRWSEVIKLPIPIDRFRGSHLRFEFRHCSTKDKGEKKLFGFAFTPLMREDGTTLSDESHELYVYKCDENTTFSNHALYLGLPCCKDDFNSCPSIPSSLIFQRSTKETFWISTQLSSTKLTQNVDLLALLKWKAHPDRVMDILGRLRHVSGEEIVKFLQDILDTLFSILDDNTDKYGPLVFQSLVFIINLLRDSKYYHFRPVMDTYIQKHFAGALAYKELIRCLKWYMDRSAEVVRQDHIQEAMRALEYLFKFIVQSRILYSRATCGMEEEQFRTSIQELFQSIRFVLSLDSRNSETLIFTQAALLNSFPAIFDELLQMFTVQEVAEFVRGTLGSMPSTVHIGQSMDVVKLQSIARTVDSRLFSFPESRRILLPVVLHHIHLHLRQQKELLICSGILSSIFSIIKTSSLDTSVQEEVEMMVESLLDVLLQTLLSIMSKSQSQEAVRGQRCPQCTAEITGEYVSCLLSLLRQMTDIHFQHLMENFQSKDELKEFLLKILCVFRNLMKLSIFPRDWNVMRLLTSNIILTTAQYLSPALHKNFTEAEFDFKVWNSYFSLAVLYINQPSLQLENLSSAKRKKILDKYGDMRVMMTYELFSMWQNLGENKIHFIPGMIGPFLGVTLVPQVEVRNIMIPIFHDMMDWEQRKNGNFKQVEAELIDKLDSLVSEGKGDENYRELFGLLTQLFGPYPSLLEKIEQETWRETGISFVTSVTRLMERLLDYRDCMKGDETENKKIGCTVNLLNFYKSEINKEEMYIRYIHKLCDMHLQAENYTEAAFTLLLYWELLHWDERPLKEFLHYPAQTEWHRKEGLCRKVIHYFNKGKCWEYGIPLCRELAFQYESLYDYQSLSWIRKMEAAYYDNIMEQQRLEPEFFRVGFYGRKFPFFLRNKEFVCRGHDYERLEAFQQRMLGEFPQAIAMQHPNQPDEAILQCDAQYLQIYAVTPVPDSIGVLQMDRVPDRIKSFYRVNNVLRFRYDRPFHKGPKDRDNEFKSLWIERTTLILTHPLPGISRWFEVEKRELVEVSPLENAVSVVENKNQELRTLISQYQHKQLHGNINLLSMTLNGVIDAAVNGGIARYQEAFFDKEYITSHPEDTEKITQLKDLMQEQVHILGVGLAVHEKLVHPEMRPLHKKLIDQFQMMRSSLCHCFYMVLQGLPGLDKATSGANTSRGILASHSPMSPDSFKLVHRHSPTAVLTPVRNSSSSLSSQNSSEMENVGNLLILADGVVVEHAEDFYRMQASPSSSSLSSTHSAPSQMMNSAPSTIRVGSPSLPDKYRHNREMLMLLPPHKDRPSSAMYTNVIENGQPVNFQRALFHQVIGPCKPCSDPNLSVAEKVLTTPSSWSLDSGTREALPFLSAHVGSVLAPPVPPRSLPHGQHLLMHFDAFHHQVSDLPPALPARSLRKLQQRL, from the exons CATCTGTCCAGCAGACACAGTGTCCAGCAGAGCACCACACAG GGGGACAGCACCCGGCGACACGGGGAACCCTGCAGAGTTCCAGTACCACACCACCTGCTGGTCAACCTGAAGAGCTTCACCTACAACAGCATCGGAGAGGACACTGacatcttcttctctctgtaCGACCTGCGAGAGGGAAAGACCATCAG TGAGAAGTTCATGGTGAGACTGAACAAGAATGGAGGACCAAAGAACCCAGAGAAGGTGGACAGGCTGTGTGCCCTCTTCacg GACCTGAgcaataaagacatgaagagAGATCTGTACATTGTCTCACAAGTCATCAGAACAG GCCGTATGCTGTTGAATGACAGTAAGAAGGGTCCCCCGCATGTTCAGTACCGCCGACCCTACGGCTGTTCTGTCCTGGCCATGAGTGATGTACTGCAGACCATCTCTGAGCTCAAGGAGGAGAAAGACTTTGTCCTGAAAGTATACAC gtgtaACAATGAAAACGAATGGCACCAAATCCACGAGAACATCATCCGCAAGTCCAGCACCAAATACACCGCTCCTAGCACCAACTATG GTCTGATCATCTCCCTGCAGCTGCTGAGGGGGGACATGGAGCAGGTCCGCAGAGAGAACCCGCTCATTTTCAGCAGGGGGGTGGCCGTCACACGTAAACTGGGCTTCCCTGATGTTATAATGCCCG GTGACGTCCGAAATGACCTTTACCTGACTCTGGAGCGAGGAGACTTTGAGAGAGGAGGGAAGAGCGTTCAGAAGAACATTGAAGTTACAGTTTACGTGCTCTACGCTGATGGAGAAATACTCAAG GACTGCATCTGTCTGGGTTCAGGTGAGCCCAGCATCCCAGAGCACCGCTCCTTCGTGCTTTATCATAACAACAGCCCTCGATGGAGCGAAGTTATTAAACTGCCGATTCCCATCGATCGTTTCCGAGGTTCCCACCTACGCTTCGAGTTCAGACACTGCTCCA caaaggacaaaggagagAAGAAGCTATTTGGTTTTGCCTTCACTCCTCTGATGAGAGAAGATGGAACCACTCTTTCAGATGAGAGCCATGAACTTTACGTTTACAAG TGTGATGAGAACACAACCTTCAGTAACCACGCTCTCTACCTGGGCCTGCCCTGCTGTAAGGACGACTTTAACAGCTGTCCCAGCATCCCCTCCAGCCTTATTTTCCAGCGCAGCACCAAGGAGACTTTCTGGATCTCCACACAGCTCTCATCCACCAAACTCACACAGAACG TGGACCTCCTGGCCCTGCTTAAATGGAAGGCCCATCCAGACCGGGTCATGGACATCCTCGGCCGGCTACGACACGtcagtggagaggagattgTCAAG tttCTCCAAGATATTCTCGACACCTTATTCTCCATCTTGGATGACAACACAGATAAATATGGACCACTGGTGTTCCAGTCACTG GTGTTCATTATAAACCTGCTCAGGGACAGTAAATACTACCACTTCAGGCCTGTGATGGACACGTACATACAGAAGCACTTTGCTGGTGCACTGGCCTACAA GGAATTGATCCGCTGTCTGAAGTGGTACATGGACCGCTCTGCAGAGGTGGTCCGGCAGGACCACATTCAAGAAGCCATGAGG GCCCTGGAATACTTGTTTAAGTTTATCGTCCAATCTCGGATCCTTTACTCTCGGGCCACCTGTGGGATGGAGGAAGAGCAGTTTCGCACCAGCATCCAGGAACTGTTTCAGTCGATCCGCTTTGTCCTCAGTCTGGACAGCCGCAACTCAGAGACTCTCATCTTCACACAG gctGCTCTGTTGAACTCCTTCCCAGCTATTTTTGATGAGCTGCTCCAGATGTTCACGGTGCAGGAAGTGGCAGAGTTTGTGCGTGGCACTCTTGGCAGCATGCCGTCCACGGTGCACATAGGACAGTCCATGGATGTGGTCAAACTGCAGTCCATAGCCAGGACTGTGGACAGCAGGCTCTTCTCCTTCCCAG AGTCTCGGAGGATCCTACTTCCTGTGGTCCTCCATCACATCCATCTCCATTTGAGGCAACAGAAAGAGCTGCTGATCTGCTCTGGAATACTCAGTTCCATATTCTCCATCATCAAGACCAGTTCACTG GACACCTCAGttcaggaggaggtggagatgatGGTGGAGTCTCTGTTGGACGTCCTCCTGCAGACGCTGCTGTCGATCATGAGCAAGAGCCAGTCGCAGGAGGCGGTAAGGGGTCAACGCTGTCCACAGTGCACCGCGGAGATCACT GGAGAGTATGTGTCCTGTCTCCTGTCCCTCCTCCGCCAGATGACTGACATCCACTTCCAACACCTGATGGAAAACTTTCAGAGCAAAGACGAGCTCAAG GAGTTCTTGTTGAAGATTCTATGTGTGTTTAGAAATCTGATGAAGCTCAGTATTTTCCCCCGCGACTGGAATGTGATGAGACTCCTCACCAGCaa catCATCCTGACCACGGCTCAGTATTTGTCTCCCGCTTTGCACAAAAACTTCACAGAAGCAGAATTTGACTTCAAG GTGTGGAACTCTTACTTCAGTCTGGCGGTTCTGTACATCAACCAGCCCAGTTTACAGCTGGAAAACCTGAGTTCTgccaagagaaagaaaattttAGACAA GTACGGTGACATGAGGGTGATGATGACGTATGAGCTGTTCAGCATGTGGCAGAACCTGG GTGAGAATAAGATCCATTTCATCCCCGGGATGATCGGCCCGTTCCTGGGAGTGACGTTGGTTCCTCAGGTCGAGGTTCGAAACATCATGATCCCCATCTTCCACGACATGATGGACTGGGAGCAGCGAAAGAATGGAAACTTTAAACAG GTGGAGGCTGAGCTCATTGACAAACTGGACAGTTTAGTTTCCGAGGGGAAAGGGGACGAGAACTACAGAGAACTCTTCGGTTTGCT AACCCAGCTGTTTGGGCCCTACCCCAG TCTGTTGGAGAAGATCGAGCAGGAGACGTGGAGAGAGACGGGGATTTCCTTTGTCACCTCGGTCACACGGTTGATGGAGCGGCTGCTGGACTACAG GGACTGTATGAAGGGAGATGAGACGGAGAACAAGAAGATTGGCTGCACTGTGAACCTCCTG AACTTTTACAAGTCAGAGATCAACAAGGAGGAGATGTACATTCGCTACATCCACAAACTGTGCGACATGCATCTGCAGGCTGAGAACTACACAG AGGCTGCGTTCACTCTGCTGCTGTACTGGGAGCTGCTACACTGGGACGAGCGGCCTCTCAAAGAGTTCCTGCATTATCCCGCTCAGACTGAATGGCACCGCAAAGAGGGGCTCTGCCGCAAGGTCATCCACTATTTCAACAAGGGCAAG TGTTGGGAGTATGGTATTCCTCTGTGCAGGGAGCTGGCCTTCCAGTATGAGTCCCTGTATGACTACCAGAGCCTCAGCTGGATACGG aaaatGGAGGCAGCGTATTACGACAACATTATGGAGCAGCAGCGTCTGGAGCCCGAGTTCTTCAGGGTCGGGTTCTACGGCAGGAAGTTCCCCTTCTTCCTCAGA AACAAAGAGTTTGTGTGTCGAGGCCACGACTACGAAAGGTTAGAGGCCTTCCAGCAAAGGATGCTGGGAGAATTCCCACAAGCCATTGCGATGCAGCACCCGAATCAGCCAGACGAGGCCATTCTGCAGTGTGATGCACAGT ACCTCCAAATCTACGCAGTCACGCCGGTGCCGGACAGCATTGGCGTCCTCCAAATGGACAGAGTACCAGACCGCATCAAGAGCTTCTACAGAGTCAACAACGTTCTGCGTTTCCGTTACGACCGGCCTTTTCACAAAGGCCCCAAAGACAGAGACAATGAGTTCAAG AGTCTCTGGATTGAGCGGACGACTCTGATCCTCACTCACCCTCTGCCTGGAATTTCACGCTGGTTTGAGGTGGAGAAGAGAGAGCTG GTGGAGGTGAGTCCATTAGAAAACGCCGTCTCTGTGGTAGAGAATAAGAACCAGGAGCTGCGGACTCTGATCAGCCAGTACCAACACAAGCAGCTGCACGGAAACATCAACCTGCTCAGCATGACCCTGAACGGGGTCATCGACGCTGCTGTGAACGGAGGCATCGCCAGATACCAGGAG GCTTTCTTTGATAAGGAGTACATCACCAGCCACcctgaggacacagagaagaTCACACAGCTCAAAGATCTGATGCAGGAGCAG GTTCACATCCTTGGAGTCGGCCTGGCCGTGCACGAGAAGCTGGTGCACCCAGAAATGCGTCCCCTGCACAAGAAGCTGATCGATCAGTTCCAGATGATGAGGAGCAGCCTCTGCCAC TGTTTCTACATGGTGTTACAGGGTCTGCCTGGTTTGGACAAAGCTACTTCAGGAGCCAACACCTCCAGAGGGATCCTGGCTTCTCACAGCCCCATGAGCCCTGACAGCTTCAAACTCGTGCACCGGCACAg TCCCACAGCTGTTTTGACTCCAGTGCgaaactcctcctcctctctctcctctcaaaACTCCAGTGAGATGGAGAACGTTGGGAACCTTCTGATCCTGGCTGATGGTGTGGTGGTGGAGCACGCCGAGGACTTCTACCGTATGCAG GCCagtccctcctcctccagcctGAGCTCCACACACTCTGCACCCTCTCAGATGATGAACTCTGCCCCCTCCACCATCAGAG TCGGCTCTCCATCTCTGCCTGACAAGTACAGACACAACAGAGagatgctgatgctgctgccgcCGCACAAAGACCGGCCGAGCAGCGCGATGTACACCAACGTGATCGAGAATGGACAG cCTGTGAACTTCCAGCGAGCGTTGTTCCACCAGGTGATTGGTCCGTGTAAACCCTGCAGTGACCCCAACCTGTCTGTGGCTGAGAAAG tcctcaccACTCCCAGTAGTTGGAGTTTGGACAGTGGAACCAGGGAAGCTCTCCCCTTCCTCTCTGCACATGTTGGCAGTGTCCTTGCGCCTCCTGTTCCCCCCCGCAGCCTCCCTCATG GGCAACACCTGTTGATGCACTTTGACGCTTTCCACCACCAGGTCAGCGACCTCCCTCCAGCTCTCCCCGCGCGCTCCTTAAGAAAG